One window of the Anaerobranca gottschalkii DSM 13577 genome contains the following:
- a CDS encoding nucleoside recognition domain-containing protein: MVNKIWFFFIVIGILVAAVKGEIGLVTSTLLNSAEKGVTVAFGLISILTFWLGIMKLIERSGLINIFIKLLKPFVKFLFPDVPSSHPAMSSILMNISANLLGMGSAATPLGLKAMEQLQQLNEDKETASDAMCTFLAINTSSLTIIPTTVIALRMATGSTDPTRIVGTTIVATFCSSFVAISLDRFFRKLYRRR, from the coding sequence ATGGTAAATAAGATTTGGTTTTTCTTTATTGTGATAGGAATTTTAGTTGCTGCAGTTAAGGGAGAAATAGGACTTGTAACTAGTACTTTATTAAACTCTGCAGAAAAAGGGGTAACAGTGGCCTTTGGCCTTATTTCTATCTTAACTTTTTGGTTGGGAATTATGAAATTGATAGAAAGATCTGGTTTGATAAATATTTTTATTAAGCTATTGAAGCCCTTTGTAAAATTTTTATTTCCTGATGTGCCATCTAGCCATCCTGCAATGTCCAGTATTTTAATGAACATTAGTGCTAATCTCTTAGGGATGGGTAGTGCTGCCACCCCTTTAGGATTAAAAGCTATGGAACAATTACAACAGTTAAATGAAGATAAAGAAACGGCATCTGATGCTATGTGTACTTTTTTAGCAATAAATACATCAAGTTTAACGATTATACCTACTACTGTAATTGCTTTAAGGATGGCTACTGGTTCTACAGACCCTACTAGAATTGTTGGAACAACTATTGTAGCCACCTTTTGTTCTTCCTTTGTAGCTATTTCCTTAGATAGATTTTTTAGAAAACTATATAGGAGGCGTTAA
- a CDS encoding pseudouridine synthase, giving the protein MERLQKFMAAAGVASRRKSEELILEGKVKVNGQVIRELGFKVSEKDRVEVEGKVINKKINHVYYLLNKPVGYVTTVSDPQGRKTVMELVPKGKRVFPVGRLDIMTDGLLLLTDDGQLAYQLTHPKYLVEKEYHVKVKGKVGLDQIEKLEKGIMLEDGLTAPAKAVILKETNGETVISLTIHEGRNRQVRRMMEAIGKKVLKLTRVRYGDLTLAGVPVGKYRVLTDKEVEKLKSSVTYLSKPLDKNQ; this is encoded by the coding sequence ATAGAAAGGTTACAAAAATTTATGGCTGCAGCAGGGGTAGCTTCCAGGAGAAAATCAGAAGAGTTAATTTTAGAAGGTAAAGTAAAGGTAAATGGTCAAGTAATAAGGGAATTAGGATTTAAAGTTTCAGAAAAAGATAGAGTAGAAGTAGAAGGAAAAGTAATAAACAAAAAAATAAATCATGTTTACTATTTACTCAATAAACCAGTAGGTTATGTAACTACAGTATCAGATCCTCAAGGAAGAAAAACAGTTATGGAATTAGTACCTAAGGGTAAAAGGGTATTTCCAGTTGGAAGGTTAGATATAATGACTGATGGATTATTACTATTAACGGATGATGGTCAGTTAGCTTATCAGTTGACTCATCCTAAGTATTTAGTAGAAAAAGAGTACCATGTTAAAGTTAAAGGGAAAGTAGGTTTAGATCAAATTGAAAAACTAGAAAAGGGGATTATGTTAGAGGATGGTTTAACTGCTCCGGCAAAGGCTGTTATTTTAAAGGAGACTAATGGAGAGACTGTAATTTCACTAACTATTCATGAAGGACGTAATAGACAAGTTAGGAGGATGATGGAAGCTATAGGAAAAAAAGTATTAAAACTAACTAGGGTTCGTTATGGTGATTTAACATTAGCAGGGGTTCCAGTAGGGAAATATAGAGTATTAACGGATAAAGAGGTGGAAAAATTAAAAAGTAGTGTAACATATTTATCAAAACCACTAGACAAAAATCAATAA
- the scpB gene encoding SMC-Scp complex subunit ScpB, which translates to MSEMEDNRSLKSCIEALLFASGEPLTLAQIAEVLDTTPLLISKVIEELKNEKEQSGGLMIREVAGGIQLCTKPQYHKFIQKLFGIERFNNLTAATIETLAIIAYKQPITRAEIEDIRGVKVEKALATLLNRGLITEVGRKEGIGRPILYGTTEEFLKQFGLKNLEDLTKLTS; encoded by the coding sequence ATGTCGGAAATGGAGGACAATAGGTCTTTAAAATCTTGTATTGAAGCCTTACTTTTTGCTTCAGGGGAACCCCTTACATTAGCTCAAATAGCAGAGGTTTTAGATACTACTCCCCTCTTAATAAGTAAGGTTATAGAGGAATTAAAAAATGAAAAAGAACAATCTGGAGGGTTAATGATTAGGGAAGTGGCTGGAGGAATTCAGCTTTGCACTAAACCCCAATACCATAAATTCATTCAAAAATTGTTTGGAATAGAAAGATTTAATAATTTAACGGCAGCAACAATAGAAACATTAGCAATCATAGCCTATAAACAACCTATAACTCGGGCAGAAATAGAGGATATTCGGGGAGTGAAGGTGGAAAAGGCTCTAGCTACTTTGTTAAATCGGGGGTTAATAACTGAAGTTGGACGTAAAGAAGGAATAGGTCGTCCTATCCTTTATGGTACTACGGAAGAGTTTCTCAAACAATTTGGTTTAAAGAATTTAGAAGACTTAACCAAATTAACTTCTTGA
- a CDS encoding DUF2953 domain-containing protein, whose amino-acid sequence MSLYWLFFLLPLILLIILLSPLEINIQGKKRGKDDRLDIGIHFLWGLIHFDLDIPKIHTKRNVLKIEGEVERDKGKPFIDKEKNFILSFSEFLSFLNYIIEKKKEISKLLTKVTKITKRGLKLTKFDLELEYGVEDAALTGVLYGFIWQGISVLIFLLNKTVKINCQPNIKIYPDFNRNLFKTELNCIFRTRVGYIIITSMFFLTMVLKYKISKGLGGGKSVRTSNSRINENGNGKY is encoded by the coding sequence ATGTCTCTGTATTGGCTTTTCTTTTTGCTTCCTCTGATTTTGTTGATTATTCTTTTAAGCCCTTTAGAAATAAATATCCAAGGTAAGAAAAGGGGAAAAGACGACAGATTAGACATAGGTATTCATTTTCTTTGGGGATTGATTCACTTCGATTTAGATATTCCTAAAATACATACAAAAAGGAATGTTTTAAAAATTGAGGGGGAAGTGGAAAGGGATAAGGGTAAACCTTTTATAGATAAAGAAAAAAATTTTATATTAAGCTTTAGTGAATTTTTGAGTTTTTTAAATTATATTATCGAAAAAAAGAAGGAAATCTCAAAGTTACTTACAAAGGTTACAAAGATAACAAAAAGGGGACTTAAGTTAACTAAATTTGATTTAGAGTTGGAATATGGAGTGGAAGATGCAGCTCTAACTGGTGTGTTGTATGGCTTCATTTGGCAGGGAATTTCAGTTTTAATTTTTCTGTTAAATAAAACAGTTAAAATTAACTGTCAACCTAATATAAAAATTTATCCTGATTTTAATAGAAATTTATTTAAAACAGAATTAAATTGCATATTTAGGACTCGGGTAGGTTACATTATAATTACAAGTATGTTTTTTTTAACCATGGTTTTAAAATATAAAATATCTAAGGGTCTAGGAGGTGGTAAAAGTGTCAGAACATCCAATTCAAGGATTAATGAAAACGGCAATGGAAAGTATTAA
- a CDS encoding FAD-dependent oxidoreductase, translating into MVKVAVFGGGWAGCAAAVQAKKTGGDVILVERTDMLLGTGLVGGIVRNNGRYTVFEELKEMGAKELVDLIDNNCLHKNIDFPKHSHSSLYDVRIIEGEVRSLLSKLGIKLLFANRGKEVVKKDGKIIKVILDDGTEVEADVFIDTTGSAGGIDNCTRYGNGCAMCILRCPTFGGRISISEKAGINEYQGIRENGEVGALSGACKIIKESLAKDIQIRLKEAGVCIIPIPQELRKGKYLSVKVCQQYTYKEYEENLVLLDCGHAKLMTPYFPLELLRNVPGFEKARFSDPLSGGVTNSVRLLSSVYRNEYLQVEGLENLFCAGEKAGLLVGHTEAIVTGTLAGFNAVRLGKREKMLAVPRQLAIGEGIHYSGKILKSQGGNKNRFTFSGSILFQHIVDQNLYTTDLDEIRVRVKKTGMKDIFS; encoded by the coding sequence GTGGTTAAAGTAGCAGTATTTGGAGGAGGCTGGGCTGGTTGTGCTGCAGCAGTTCAGGCTAAAAAAACAGGTGGAGATGTAATATTAGTAGAAAGAACCGATATGTTATTAGGTACTGGGTTAGTTGGGGGAATAGTAAGGAATAATGGTCGATATACTGTCTTTGAAGAATTGAAAGAGATGGGTGCTAAAGAGTTAGTTGATTTAATTGATAATAATTGTCTACATAAAAATATAGATTTTCCAAAACATAGTCACAGCTCATTATATGATGTTAGAATTATCGAAGGGGAAGTACGGAGTTTATTGAGTAAATTAGGTATTAAACTTCTTTTTGCTAATAGGGGAAAAGAAGTGGTAAAAAAAGATGGAAAAATTATTAAGGTTATTTTAGATGATGGCACTGAAGTGGAGGCAGATGTCTTTATTGATACTACTGGAAGTGCAGGAGGTATAGATAATTGTACTAGATATGGTAATGGTTGTGCTATGTGTATTCTTAGGTGTCCTACCTTTGGAGGAAGGATTTCTATAAGTGAAAAGGCTGGGATAAATGAATATCAAGGAATTAGAGAAAATGGTGAAGTTGGAGCATTAAGTGGAGCATGTAAAATTATAAAAGAAAGTTTAGCAAAAGATATTCAAATAAGGCTTAAAGAAGCGGGAGTTTGTATAATTCCTATTCCACAAGAATTGAGGAAAGGGAAATATTTATCAGTAAAGGTTTGTCAGCAATATACCTATAAAGAATATGAAGAAAATCTTGTTTTATTAGATTGCGGACATGCTAAATTGATGACACCTTATTTCCCCTTAGAACTGTTACGAAATGTTCCAGGCTTTGAAAAAGCCCGATTTTCAGATCCTTTATCTGGAGGAGTAACAAATTCTGTAAGATTATTAAGTTCTGTATATAGAAACGAATATTTACAGGTAGAAGGCTTGGAAAATCTCTTTTGTGCAGGGGAGAAAGCAGGACTTTTAGTTGGCCATACTGAAGCTATTGTTACAGGTACTTTAGCTGGTTTTAATGCTGTAAGGTTAGGGAAAAGGGAAAAGATGTTGGCGGTTCCAAGACAACTTGCTATTGGGGAAGGAATTCATTATTCTGGTAAAATCCTTAAAAGTCAAGGAGGAAACAAAAATCGTTTCACCTTCTCAGGTTCCATTTTATTCCAACATATAGTAGATCAAAACTTGTATACCACAGATTTGGATGAAATTCGTGTGCGGGTGAAAAAAACTGGTATGAAAGATATCTTTTCTTAA
- a CDS encoding pyruvate, water dikinase regulatory protein, producing the protein MDKPIIYVLSDSLGETAELVVKAAASQFNSGNAIINRVPYVTDKETVNEAIHDAVKDNAMVAFTFVLPELREYTIKLCQLKKLPYVDILGPVMEQLRKITNKEPKFEPGIMRKLDTDYFKRIEAIEFAVKYDDGKDPRGLLRADVVLVGVSRTSKTPLSMYLAHKQIKAANVPLVPEVKPPKELFQVDPKKIVGLIISPHQLNEIRKERLLALGLRDHASYASMERILMELEYAEEIMRKLNCPILDVTNKAVEETASRILKIIKEG; encoded by the coding sequence ATGGATAAACCAATTATTTATGTTTTATCAGATTCTTTAGGAGAAACGGCAGAACTAGTGGTTAAAGCTGCTGCCAGTCAATTTAACTCAGGTAATGCTATAATCAATAGGGTTCCTTATGTTACTGATAAAGAAACGGTAAATGAAGCTATACATGATGCTGTAAAGGATAATGCCATGGTAGCCTTTACTTTTGTTTTACCAGAACTTAGAGAATATACCATTAAGCTTTGTCAACTGAAAAAACTACCCTATGTAGATATATTAGGACCAGTAATGGAGCAACTACGTAAAATAACTAATAAAGAACCTAAATTTGAGCCTGGAATAATGAGGAAGTTAGACACCGATTATTTTAAAAGAATAGAAGCAATAGAATTTGCTGTAAAATACGACGATGGGAAAGATCCTAGGGGATTACTAAGGGCTGATGTTGTGTTAGTTGGAGTATCTAGAACTTCTAAAACTCCATTAAGTATGTATTTAGCCCATAAACAAATAAAAGCGGCAAATGTCCCCTTAGTACCAGAAGTTAAACCACCTAAGGAACTGTTTCAGGTTGATCCTAAAAAAATTGTCGGTTTAATAATATCGCCCCACCAGTTAAATGAGATAAGAAAAGAAAGATTATTAGCATTAGGATTAAGGGATCATGCTAGTTATGCCTCCATGGAAAGGATTTTGATGGAGTTAGAATATGCAGAAGAGATAATGAGAAAATTAAATTGTCCAATTTTAGATGTTACTAACAAAGCGGTAGAAGAAACTGCTAGTCGTATATTAAAAATTATTAAGGAGGGCTAA
- the ppdK gene encoding pyruvate, phosphate dikinase, which yields MKKYVYLFSEGNKSMKELLGGKGANLAEMTSLGLPVPPGFTITTEACHLYYHQNKSLPEELFEEVKNALGKIEEALGKKFGSTENPLLVSVRSGAPVSMPGMMDTILNLGLNDVTVEALAEETGDKRFAYDCYRRFIQMFSNVVLGIPHYNFERALDNAKELAGVTEDTMLDGEILKGLVDEYKRIVLKNSGKSFPQEPFEQLKLAIKAVFDSWNNPRAIIYRQINKIPEHYGTAVNVQSMVFGNKGNDCGTGVLFTRNPSTGEKILFGEFLVNAQGEDVVAGIRTPQPIQKLKEIMPDIYEEILQLCEKLEREYKDVQDIEFTVEKNRLFILQTRNAKRTAKAAVKFAVDLVEEGLLSREEALLKIDPNQLDKLLHRTIDTKVKLDVIAKGLPASPGAATGKIVFEADEAEQLGKKGEKVLLVRPETTPDDIHGMVEAQGVLTTKGGMTSHAAVVARGMGKPCVCGCEALDIYLEEEKLVVGDIVLYKGDILTIDGTTGDVIIGEVDLVEPELNEDVLKVLSWADELRDLRVRANADTPQDAKKAREFGAEGIGLCRTEHMFMEADRLPIVQKMILAQSIAQRKEALDKLLPIQQRDFYEIFKVMAGLPVTIRLLDPPLHEFLPDVSDLSIELALAKEKGELSSGEIAKREELLKRVKALQEANPMLGHRGCRLAIVFPEIYEMQVNAIFAAISQLVNENIEVYPEIMIPLVGEAKELAILKEMIVNIANKYEEKLGKKLNYTVGTMIELPRACVTADKIAEHAQFFSFGTNDLTQTTLGFSRDDAEGKFLPSYLDQKIYKENPFAVLDREGVGALMKIAVEKGRSTRPELKTGICGEHGGEPSSIEFCHKLGLNYVSCSPYRVPIARLAAAQSKIKG from the coding sequence TTGAAAAAGTATGTTTATTTATTTTCTGAAGGCAATAAAAGCATGAAGGAACTATTGGGAGGTAAAGGGGCTAATTTAGCTGAAATGACTAGTTTAGGGTTACCTGTTCCTCCAGGTTTCACCATTACTACTGAAGCATGCCATTTATATTATCATCAGAATAAGTCATTACCTGAGGAACTTTTTGAAGAAGTTAAAAATGCTTTGGGGAAAATAGAAGAAGCTTTAGGAAAGAAATTTGGTTCTACTGAAAATCCTCTACTGGTATCAGTAAGATCAGGAGCACCAGTGTCTATGCCAGGGATGATGGATACTATTTTAAATTTAGGTTTAAATGATGTAACTGTTGAAGCATTAGCTGAAGAAACTGGAGATAAAAGATTCGCCTATGATTGTTATAGAAGATTTATTCAAATGTTTAGTAATGTAGTTTTAGGTATTCCCCATTATAATTTTGAAAGGGCATTAGATAATGCAAAGGAATTAGCTGGAGTAACAGAAGATACTATGTTAGATGGGGAAATTTTAAAAGGTTTAGTTGATGAGTATAAAAGAATAGTACTTAAAAATAGTGGAAAATCTTTTCCACAAGAGCCTTTTGAACAATTAAAGCTGGCTATTAAGGCAGTTTTTGATTCTTGGAATAATCCAAGGGCTATAATTTACCGCCAAATTAACAAGATTCCTGAGCATTATGGTACTGCTGTAAATGTTCAGTCAATGGTATTCGGCAATAAAGGAAATGATTGTGGAACAGGAGTTTTATTTACCAGAAATCCTTCAACTGGTGAAAAGATCTTATTCGGTGAGTTTTTAGTCAATGCACAAGGGGAAGATGTCGTTGCTGGGATTAGAACACCACAGCCTATACAAAAACTGAAGGAAATTATGCCAGATATTTATGAAGAAATTTTACAGCTTTGTGAAAAGTTGGAAAGAGAATACAAGGATGTTCAAGATATTGAATTTACCGTTGAAAAGAATAGATTATTTATATTACAAACCCGTAATGCTAAAAGAACTGCAAAGGCTGCGGTTAAGTTTGCTGTTGATTTAGTAGAAGAAGGGTTATTATCTAGAGAAGAAGCTCTTTTGAAAATTGATCCTAATCAATTAGATAAATTACTTCATCGCACCATAGATACCAAGGTAAAATTAGATGTAATCGCTAAGGGATTACCTGCTTCTCCAGGGGCAGCCACAGGAAAAATTGTTTTTGAAGCCGATGAAGCAGAACAATTAGGTAAAAAAGGTGAAAAGGTATTATTAGTAAGACCTGAAACTACTCCCGATGATATTCACGGTATGGTAGAAGCCCAAGGTGTTTTGACAACCAAAGGTGGTATGACTAGTCACGCTGCGGTGGTAGCCAGGGGAATGGGTAAACCTTGTGTTTGTGGTTGTGAAGCTTTAGATATTTATCTAGAAGAAGAAAAGCTAGTTGTCGGTGATATTGTTTTATATAAGGGTGATATTCTAACAATAGATGGTACTACTGGTGATGTGATTATTGGTGAAGTTGACTTAGTAGAACCAGAATTAAATGAAGATGTTTTAAAAGTTTTAAGTTGGGCGGATGAGCTAAGGGATTTAAGGGTTAGAGCTAATGCAGATACCCCTCAAGATGCCAAAAAAGCGAGGGAATTTGGAGCAGAAGGAATTGGTCTTTGTAGAACAGAGCATATGTTTATGGAAGCAGATAGATTACCTATAGTACAAAAAATGATTTTAGCCCAGTCCATTGCTCAAAGGAAAGAAGCCTTAGATAAATTGTTGCCCATTCAACAAAGGGATTTTTACGAAATCTTTAAAGTTATGGCTGGTCTTCCAGTAACCATTAGACTTTTAGATCCGCCATTACATGAATTTTTACCTGATGTAAGTGATTTATCTATAGAATTAGCCCTTGCTAAAGAAAAAGGAGAATTATCCAGTGGAGAAATTGCTAAAAGAGAAGAACTTTTAAAAAGAGTTAAAGCATTACAAGAGGCTAATCCAATGTTGGGTCATCGTGGTTGCCGTTTAGCCATTGTTTTCCCAGAGATTTATGAAATGCAAGTAAATGCAATTTTTGCTGCAATTAGCCAATTAGTTAATGAAAATATAGAGGTTTACCCAGAAATAATGATTCCATTAGTGGGAGAAGCAAAGGAATTGGCTATTTTAAAAGAGATGATAGTAAATATTGCTAATAAATATGAAGAAAAGTTAGGTAAAAAATTAAATTATACAGTAGGTACTATGATTGAGTTACCTAGGGCCTGTGTAACAGCAGATAAAATTGCAGAGCACGCTCAATTTTTCTCCTTTGGTACCAATGACTTAACCCAAACTACCTTAGGATTTAGTCGTGATGATGCGGAAGGAAAGTTTTTACCTTCATACCTCGATCAAAAGATTTATAAAGAAAATCCCTTTGCTGTTTTAGACCGTGAAGGAGTAGGGGCATTGATGAAAATTGCTGTAGAAAAGGGAAGAAGTACTAGACCTGAATTAAAAACTGGTATTTGTGGAGAACATGGTGGAGAACCATCATCTATAGAATTTTGCCATAAATTAGGACTAAATTATGTAAGCTGTTCTCCATATAGGGTGCCAATTGCAAGATTAGCTGCAGCTCAAAGTAAAATTAAAGGGTAA
- a CDS encoding spore maturation protein — MGIINIVSQWALPAMVFLVVVYAYIKKVDVFDTFVEGAKEGFQTAVKLIPFLVGMLVAIGIFRESGGFAILTGIIAPITNLLRIPSEILPLALMRPISGSGALAMATEIMEHYGPDSYLGMVASTLQGSTDTTLYILTVYFGSVGIKKIRYSMTVGLLADMAGFLASILVCRILL, encoded by the coding sequence ATGGGAATTATAAATATTGTATCTCAGTGGGCATTGCCTGCCATGGTTTTTCTGGTTGTTGTTTATGCTTACATAAAAAAAGTAGATGTTTTTGACACATTCGTGGAAGGAGCAAAAGAAGGATTTCAAACAGCTGTTAAGTTAATTCCTTTTTTAGTGGGAATGTTAGTGGCTATCGGAATATTTAGGGAATCCGGTGGCTTTGCAATTTTAACAGGCATAATAGCACCTATTACAAATCTATTAAGGATTCCATCGGAAATACTACCTTTGGCTTTAATGAGACCAATATCTGGCAGTGGAGCCTTAGCTATGGCAACTGAAATAATGGAACATTATGGCCCAGATTCTTATTTAGGGATGGTTGCTTCAACTTTACAAGGAAGTACCGATACTACTTTATATATTCTAACCGTTTATTTTGGTTCAGTAGGTATAAAAAAAATCCGCTATTCCATGACAGTAGGGTTGTTGGCGGATATGGCTGGTTTTTTAGCCTCTATTTTGGTTTGTAGAATCTTACTTTAA
- a CDS encoding D-alanyl-D-alanine carboxypeptidase family protein, whose amino-acid sequence MKRKIFTFILLLIFLLVTSKLSFAYNSKAYILMDRQTKRVLVAENEYDKLPMASTTKIMTAIVALELGKLDEYFIIPKEAAGIEGSSMYLKEGETIKVIDLLYGLMIKSGNDAATALAIYIGGTEEHFVHLMNRKAQMIGAYNTSFANPHGLDAPNHYTTAYDLALITAYAMENPLFRQIASCTYYRSVSKEGIVRDMYSNNKFLLNYPYASASKTGFTTPAGRCLSAVGKKDQMELVSVFLNSPDWFNNAMKLLNWGFENYELVPLILKDTVVDVVDVENGKINKIPVVSKEDVFYPVKKGEQLVISSEKKIFSLKAPIKKGEKVGEILFYNGGELIYTQPLVAGDCVEEKPLPWYKRLVRMLNILPRVRGYFSW is encoded by the coding sequence ATGAAAAGGAAGATTTTTACCTTTATTTTATTGTTGATTTTTCTTTTAGTGACTAGCAAACTAAGTTTTGCATATAATTCTAAAGCCTATATATTAATGGACAGACAAACTAAAAGGGTATTAGTTGCTGAAAATGAATATGATAAACTACCGATGGCTAGTACCACTAAAATTATGACAGCAATTGTTGCATTAGAATTAGGAAAATTAGATGAATATTTTATAATCCCTAAAGAAGCCGCTGGAATTGAAGGTTCATCTATGTATCTGAAAGAAGGGGAAACCATTAAGGTTATCGATTTATTATATGGACTAATGATTAAGTCAGGTAATGATGCAGCTACAGCTTTAGCTATTTATATAGGAGGGACGGAAGAACATTTCGTTCACTTAATGAATAGAAAAGCTCAAATGATTGGAGCATATAATACTTCCTTTGCTAATCCCCATGGTTTAGATGCACCAAATCATTATACTACAGCTTATGATTTAGCACTGATTACAGCTTATGCTATGGAAAATCCTTTGTTTAGACAAATTGCATCTTGTACATATTATAGGTCAGTTTCTAAAGAGGGGATAGTGAGGGATATGTATTCAAATAATAAATTTTTGCTTAACTATCCTTATGCCTCAGCTTCAAAAACTGGATTTACCACTCCCGCAGGTAGATGTTTAAGTGCTGTTGGAAAAAAAGACCAGATGGAATTGGTTTCAGTATTTTTAAATTCCCCTGATTGGTTTAATAATGCTATGAAATTATTGAATTGGGGCTTTGAGAATTATGAATTAGTTCCATTGATATTAAAAGACACCGTTGTTGATGTGGTGGATGTGGAAAATGGAAAAATAAACAAGATACCAGTTGTCAGTAAAGAAGATGTTTTTTATCCAGTAAAAAAGGGGGAACAATTGGTTATATCTTCTGAGAAAAAAATTTTTTCTTTAAAAGCACCGATAAAAAAGGGTGAGAAAGTAGGAGAAATCTTATTTTATAATGGGGGAGAACTAATATACACTCAACCCTTAGTAGCTGGTGATTGTGTAGAAGAAAAGCCTTTACCTTGGTATAAAAGGTTAGTTAGAATGCTCAATATTTTACCAAGGGTTAGGGGGTATTTTTCATGGTAA
- the ytfJ gene encoding GerW family sporulation protein, protein MSEHPIQGLMKTAMESIKEMVDVNTVIGDAVETPDGSVIIPVSRVGFGFAAGGTEFEVGDHDHKELPFGGGSGAGVSVQPVGFLVVGNNQVRLLPVSNNAIYDRLIDAVPQLMEKIQGMVKDNGNGNGNDGKLQKIEAQLNQIQSQLEKS, encoded by the coding sequence GTGTCAGAACATCCAATTCAAGGATTAATGAAAACGGCAATGGAAAGTATTAAAGAAATGGTTGATGTGAACACTGTTATTGGTGATGCTGTGGAAACACCAGATGGTAGTGTCATTATCCCAGTTTCAAGGGTAGGATTTGGATTTGCTGCTGGGGGTACAGAATTTGAAGTAGGGGATCACGATCACAAAGAATTGCCTTTCGGTGGTGGTAGTGGAGCTGGGGTATCAGTACAACCTGTTGGCTTCTTAGTTGTAGGTAATAATCAAGTTAGGCTGTTACCAGTAAGTAATAATGCAATTTATGACAGACTAATTGATGCAGTACCGCAGTTAATGGAAAAAATTCAGGGAATGGTAAAAGATAATGGTAATGGCAATGGTAATGATGGGAAACTACAAAAAATAGAAGCCCAGTTAAATCAAATTCAATCTCAACTAGAGAAAAGTTAA
- a CDS encoding helix-turn-helix transcriptional regulator, producing MELTARQYKILDIVKNNQPITGEEIAQKLNLTRATLRPDLTILTMSGLLEARPRVGYFYVDKGFTNITGDYLKKLKVGEVKSLPIVITEGQSIYEAIVTLFLEDVGTIYVVKNGFLAGVVSRKDLLKTTMGKGNLETTPVDVVMTRLPHIVFVEEETPVYEAIKKIINYQVDSLPVVKKVIVDGKEYLEVVGRFTKTNIAKLLLELAEGK from the coding sequence GTGGAGCTTACTGCAAGACAATATAAGATATTAGATATTGTTAAAAATAACCAACCAATAACTGGTGAAGAAATTGCCCAAAAGTTAAATTTAACAAGGGCTACTTTAAGACCTGATTTAACTATCTTAACTATGTCTGGACTTTTAGAAGCTAGACCAAGGGTTGGTTATTTTTATGTAGATAAAGGATTTACTAACATTACAGGGGATTACCTTAAAAAATTAAAAGTTGGAGAAGTTAAAAGTTTACCTATTGTTATAACAGAAGGTCAAAGTATATATGAAGCTATTGTTACTTTGTTTTTAGAAGATGTGGGAACTATTTATGTAGTTAAAAATGGTTTCTTGGCTGGTGTCGTTTCAAGGAAAGATCTATTGAAAACTACTATGGGTAAAGGGAATTTAGAGACAACTCCTGTTGATGTTGTGATGACTAGACTTCCCCACATTGTTTTTGTAGAAGAAGAGACTCCAGTTTATGAAGCTATAAAAAAAATAATCAATTATCAGGTGGATTCTCTACCAGTAGTTAAGAAGGTAATTGTTGATGGTAAAGAGTATTTAGAAGTTGTAGGGAGATTTACTAAAACAAATATTGCTAAATTGTTATTAGAGTTAGCGGAAGGCAAATAG